DNA from Paraphotobacterium marinum:
AGAAGAAATTTTATCCACATATTTAGGGGACATTTTAGGGTTCAATGTGCACCATGCTTTAGTTTTATTGAAGAATAAAGTGAATGAAGTTCATTCTGATAATAAATTAGTAATGTCAGATTTAATGTTGAATGAAATTAAAATCACACCACACCCTAATGAAGTAGCATATTTTTGTTCAGAAGTGGATGTTTTAAAAATGGACCTTGCAAATTTAGAATTTAAGTTCAATCAAATCAAATCAAAATTAAATAAGAGATAATAATGATTTTCAGTGATTTCAGCAGACTTTATAAAATTATAAAAATAATTTTATCCAATGGATTAGATGAGTTTATACCAAATAATAAGAGTACAAAAAAGATTAAAAAATTTAGAAGAGTACTTTTTTGGATTCGAAATACGAAAAAGGATTTACCAAAGGAAGTTCGGCTAAGGGAAGCCCTTGAAACATTGGGGCCGGTATGGATAAAGCTAGGTCAAATGTTATCTACGCGAAGAGATCTTTTACCTTTAAAAATAATTGAGCAACTTTCACTTCTTCAAGATAATGTAAGCCCCTTTGACGGAAATACTGCCATTAAAATTATAGAAGAATCTTTAGGGGGTAAAATTTGTGAATTCTTTTTTGAGTTTCATAAAAAGCCGCTTGCATCTGCTTCTATTGCACAAGTCCATACAGCAACTCTTATTGAAAATAATAAAGATATTGTCATTAAGGTAATAAGACCGGATATTGAGGATATTATAAAATCAGACCTTAAACTTATGCATCGAATAGCTAAATTTATTGATAGATATTATTATGACAGTAAAAGATTAAAGCCCAAAGACTTAGTCATCGAATATGAAAAACAGCTTTTAAGTGAGCTTGATTTACAACAAGAAGCCGCAAATGGTCTACAACTTCGAAGAAACTTTGAAGACAATAATATGTTATATATTCCAAAAATATACCCAGAATTAAGTACAAAAAATATTTTGGTTATGGAAAGAATTTATGGTATTCAAGTATCCGATCGTGAAACATTAATAAAAAACAAAATTGATTTAAAAGTTCTTGCAGAAAATGCTGTGACAGTTTTTTTTACTCAAGTTTTCAGAGATAGTTTTTTTCATGCTGACATGCATCCCGGAAATATATTTGTTTCACGTGAAACACCCCAAAAGCCAGTTTGGATTGCACTCGACTTTGGTATTGTAGGTACATTAAATAAAGAAGATAAAAGATACCTTGCAGAAAATTTATTAGCCTTTTTTAATCGTGATTACAGAAAAGTTGCTGAACTACATGTTGACTCTGGTTGGGTGCCATATGATACCGACATTGTACAATTTGAATCCTCTATTAGAACGGTATGCGAACCTATATTTCAAAAGAAATTATCAGATATTTCTTTTGGTTATGTTTTCTTAAATCTGTTAAACACAGCCAGAAAATATCAGATGGAAGTTCAGCCTCAATTAGTTTTGTTGCAGAAAACTTTATTATATATTGAAGGTTTAGGGCGGCAATTATATCCAGATTTGGATTTATGGGCGACGGCCAAACCCTTTTTAGAAAAATGGATATCAGAGCAACTTGGTCCTAAGGCATTATTTAATACTATAAAAGAACAGTTACCTTATTGGAGTGAAAAATTCCCAGATCTTCCCGATTTAATTTACCAAAACTTAAATATCAAAAATGATTTAAAAGAACAACTTCAATATAATCAAAAAATTCAGCTAGAGAGTGCAAAAAGGAGAACCTTCACGCAAACTTTATTAGGTATAGGTGCTACATTTACTTTAGGTTCTTTTATTTTGGTGTCAACTTCAGAAGAATTGTCAATCTCATCTTTAATAGTAGGAGTGATTTTTTTTGCACTAAGTTTTTTAAATTCTAAATAAGGATATTTATGGGAAATATAGGAATCTGGCAACTAATATTAGTTATTCTTTTAGTTGTTTTAATCTTTGGTTCAAAAAAATTAAGGTGTTTGGGTTCTGATTTGGGTGCAGCTTTAAAAAACTACAAAAAAGAGACAAAAGATGAAAAGGAAAACAATAAAATAGATGAGTAATTTTTATGTTTGAAATTGGTTTCAATGAGCTTCTATTGTGTGTTGTGTTATTCATATTCTTAGGCTTTGAGAAAACGTTTTTTATATTTGTATTAGTTAAAAGACAATTGAATAAAGCAATTAAATATTTCAGAGTAGCAACAAACGAAAGCTTATTAAACGAAATTCAGGAAAAAGTTATGAAGCTCGACTCTCTTGATGAAAACACTGAGGTAGGCAAAGAGTTAAAAGAAATTAAAAAAATTTTTGAAGAACGAACTAAAAGTGTACAGAGACCATATAAATAAGGATTTTTTATGTCTTATTTGGAACAAATGCGTTATGGAATTATAAAAGCATTTATCTTCTTTTTATTTACTTCGTTAATCTGTGTTTTTTTTTCAAAAGAAATTTTTGAAATAGTCTCAATTCCTTTAAATGATATTAAATCCAACGGATCACCTTTAATTGCGATAGGAGTGACTTCACCTTTATTAATACCTTTAAAAGTAGCATTTTGTGTTTCCTTTTTATTAACATTACCGATAATTTTATTCCAAATTTGGGTTTTTATCTCCCCAGCTTTATACAAAAATGAAAAAATATTTTTCTGCTTAATATTTACTTTCATTGTGGTTTTATTTTATGGGGGATTTTTATTTTCATTTTTAATCGTAATGCCCCAAATAATTTATTTTATAGGATATATCTCACCGGACATAATTAATATTAACACAGATGTAGAAAGATATTTTTCTTTTATTTATTCATTAAGCTTATGTTTGTCTTTATGTTTTCAAGTACCAGTAATTATGATGTTACTAGCGTGGTTTAATCAATCTATCCTAATTCATTTTAAAAAGTTTCGTTCATATGTTTTTGTGGCCTGTTTTATAATAGCTATGTTGCTTACTCCTCCAGACGTACTTACTCAAATTTTAATTGGATTGCCTTTGTATCTTTTGTATGAGCTAGGACTTTTATTGTCATTAATCATTTTTAAGCTCAAAAAAAATGTGGGTGAGATCAATTAGATACTTTTTGTTAGTTGTAAATATATAAAGATAAACTAATTTGAAATAATAGCTAATTATTTAGGTTAATGTGATGAAGTTCAAACCTTTGTATATTGCCTTGTCATCATTGTTCTCATTTAGTATAAATGCACAACAAAAATCACCAAATATTGTTGTAATATTTGGTGATGATATTGGTTGGCAAAATGTAAGTGCGTACGGCATGGGCACAATGGGTTATAGAACCCCCAATATTGATCGAATTGCGAAAGAAGGAATAATTTTTACAGACCATTATGCTCAGCCAAGTTCAACCGCAGGAAGAGCAGCTTTCATTACAGGCCAATATCCAATTAGATCAGGTATGACTACTGTTGCAATGCCTGGTGGTTCTTTAGGATTAAAAAAAGAGTCTCCATCATTGGCAGAAGAATTAAAAAAAATTGGTTATGCTACTGGCCAGTTTGGGAAGAATCACTTAGGAGATCATAACTTTGCTCTTCCAACGGTGCACGGGTTTGATGAATTTTTTGGTAATTTATATCATTTGAATACTCAAGAAGAACATGAACAAAGAGATTATCAAAATTTCGCAATTGAATATGCTGGTTCAGAGGAGGCTTATAAAAATAAATTTGGAACAAGAGGAGTTCTTCATTGTTTTGCAACTACAGAATACAACAATAAAGTAGATCCTAGATTTGGAGTCATTGGAAAACAAGAGTGCAAGGACACAGGTCCTTTAGGTAAAGAAAGAATGAAAAATTTTGATAGAAAGGAAATGTTACCACTTGCGCTAAATTTTATTGATAAATCTATTAAAGGTAATAAACCATTTTTCGTTTGGATTAATACTAGCAGAATGCATTTATATACCCGATTAGATCAAAAGTGGCGTTATAAAGCCGAAAAATATACTAGTGAATATGATTTTCATGGAAGTGGCATGATTCAACATGATAACGATATTGGTTTTTTATTAGATGAGCTTAAAAAAAGAGAACTCGAAGAAAATACTATAGTTATTTATACTACTGATAATGGGCCAGAACACTCATCTTGGCCGCATGGAGGTACTACGCCTTTTAGAGGCGAAAAAATGACAACTTATGAAGGTGGAGTTAGAGTACCTTTTTTAGTTAGATGGCCCAAAGTAATTCCTGAAGGAAAAGTCTTGAATGGGATTCAAGGTCATCAAGATGTTTTTGTAACCCTTACTACTGCAGCAGGCATTAGTGATATTAAACAAAAGGTTATTGAAGATAAAAACCAATATATTGATGGTATTAACAATTTGGATTACTGGAAAGGATTAACGGATACATCTGAAAGAAAATCCATTTTGTATTATTTTGAAGATCAACTTTCTGCTGTTCGTGTTGGACCATGGAAATTTCATTTTGCTATTGCAGAAAATTATTATGATAATTTGCTAAGACTATCTAAACCTAAAATTTATAACTTAAGGGCAGATCCTTTTGAAAGCTATGACTCAATTGATTCAAATGGTCATTTAATACAGAAAATGTCTTGGTTATTAGCGCCTGTGAGTGAAATAGTTAAACAACATGTAGATACCTTGATAAAGTACCCACCAACGCAAGGAGGAAGCACTTTTGATATGACTGAAATTATTGAAGAGGCTAAGACTAAAACACAGCAATAAATAATATAAAAGAGATAAATTTATGGTTAAAGGATTAACAAAAGATACAGTTTTACTGCCAAATATTCCCTTAAAAACAGCTCAAAAAGATAACTCCGTTAAGCCAAAATATAAAAGAAGATTTCATGTGATGGCAAAACCAGGAGGTGCTAAGTGTAATATAGATTGTAAGTATTGCTTTTATCTTCATAAAGAAAAGTTACTTCACCAACCCAAACAACCCAAAATGGATTATGACCTATTAGAAAAGTATATAGTAGATTATATTAACAGTCAGGATAATCAAAATATCGTTTTTTCTTGGCAAGGCGGAGAGCCGACACTGTTGGGAATAGATTATTTTAGAAAAATAATATTTTTTCAGGAAAAACATAAACCCACTGGAAAAAACATATACAATGATCTCCAAACAAATGGAGTTTTAATAAATGATGAATGGTGTAAATTTTTATCTGAAAATAATTTTTTAGTCGGATTATCTATTGATGGACCTGAAAAAATACATGATTACTACAGAATTAGTAAAAGTGGCAAGCCTACATTTAAAAAAGTAATGCAAGCAATATCAAAGCTCAACAAATTTAACATTAAATTTAATGCATTAGTTACAGTTAATAATTTTAATGTGAAATATCCATTGGATATTTACAGGTTTTTGGTAAATGATTTAGGTATTACATATATTCAATTTACTCCATGTGTTGAGCCAAAGCAGTTTAAAGAAGAAGCACCACAATTTTCATCAGATCCTAATGTTCCAAAAATAGGGAGTGATGAATCATTACCAGGTCATCCAATGTCAATTGTCACTAATTGGTCAGTGAATCCAGATGATTGGGGTTTTTTTTTAAAAACAATTTTTACTGAATGGATAAATAATGATTTGGGAACTGTATTGGTAAACTTATTTGAGTCAGCATTGGCTCAAATTATGGGAAAACCATCACAAATCTGTGTTATGTCAGAGTTTTGTGGTAAGGCCTTGGCTATAGAACATAATGGAGACTTATATTCATGCGATCATTTTGTTTATGATGAATATAAACTTGGGAACATAAAGTCACATAAATTAGCTGATATGGCTTTATCTGTTCGTCAAGAAGCTTTTGGTATGTCTAAGAGAGAATCTCTTCCAGTTTTTTGCAGAAAATGTCCGCACCTCAAATTATGTTGGGGCGAGTGTCCAAAAAATAGAATTATTAGGACTCCTGATGGAGAGTTAGGCTTAAATTATTTATGTAGTGGATTTAGGGATTTTTTTGAATACTCTACTCCAATATTAAAGGGATTAGCGCACATATTACAAACTCATAAAAGTTAGTCCCATTACCAAATATAATTGCAAATTGACTTTTGAAATAATGTTTTAATATAATTCAAATATCCAAGACCTTATTTAAACTTATTAAAAGTTACAAGAACACTTAATGACTATAAGTATCAAAATAGATCAATCAAAAAATTATTCTTCATGCATTAATGAAATATGTAAGATTTGGGATATTCGTATTGACTCAACTTCAGACTTTGAGTTTATTATAGAAAATGATTATTTGAAGATAATTGATTTAAAGGAGTATCACTCCGGTGTATATGTGGATTTCTTATCAAAGCAATCAGTTTATCGCCAAAGCTTTGGTGGAGGAAAAAAACAAACAATTTTAAAAGCAATTGGAGTAACAAAATCCCGCACCCCACTAAATATTTTGGATGCTACGCCAGGACTAGGAAAAGATTCATTTGTGTTTTTCTCTCATGGCTGCAATGTTCATATGTTGGAAAGGAATGAGATAGTTTGTGCCTTGCTTGAAAATGGATTAAATAAACTTAAGAACTCAGAAAACTATACTAATAAAGAAAATAGTTTGACTCTAGAAAAAGGAACTATTCTGGACAATATTGGACATTTAGATATGTTTGATGTTGTTTATTTAGATCCAATGTATCCAAAAAGAAATAAATCAGCTAGTGTTAAAAAAGAAATGGCCATGTTTCATAAAATAGTTGGGGACGACAAAGATTCTGATTTTTTGTTGGAGAAAGCTAAGTCTTTAGCAAAAAAGAGAGTTGTTGTAAAAAGACCCAAAGGGGCACCTTTTTTAAATTCGTTAAAACCAGATTTTGAATATTTAAGTAAAAATACAAGATATGATGTATATATTTGATTCATAGTAAAAAAAGCTTCAATATTGAAGCTTTTTTGGTATCTAGCATTTTATGATTAATTCAATTTAAATCTTTTTAACATATATTTCATAGATATTAGCAATCCAATAATAAATATGATAAGACCCACATAGTTTGCTAAATCCCCATATGAGCTACTCACTAGTGAGATAAAGTTTTGGTTACCGGTAGCGCCAATTCCACCAGCTATAAAAATGCTCATAAGTGCTTCACCAACAATTAAGCCTGATGCAACCAATACTCCGGGTGTTTTTTGATTTTCAAAGTCTTCTTCACTGTTAGATCTAGCTTTTAATTTCTTATGGATGAAATATGCAATTATACCACCTATAACTATTGGTAAAATCATGTCCATAGGAAGATAAATAGCTATACTAAAAGAGAACAAGCTAATCCTAGGCCACTTTAAGGCTTTAAAAACATAGTCTAATGCTATTAAAATTACACCAATAGCACCACCTAATAGTAACATATTCCAGTTAAGAGTATGTGTGACTATTCCTTTTGTTAAGGCAGCAGCAATATTTGACTGTGGAGAATTTAATGCATTTGATAAATCCATGTTTGGATGAGGTAGAGGAGCTCCTTGAAGACCATAAGCATTATATAACATATTAAATACAGGTGAAACTATTAAAGCAGCTACAGCAACACCCATCAAAAGAGCCGTTTGTTGTTTCCAGGGCGTAGCTCCTACAATTTGTCCAGTCTTTAAATCTTGTAAGTTATCGTTAGCACAAGCCGCCATTGCTAGTACTAAAGAGGCTATAAATAGCACAATACCTACTATTGATTTATTGACGAGCTCTTGGCTTTCATTTGAAATTTCAAAGTATGCCGAGCCATATAAGCTAAGAACGAGAGCAATTATTATTGCTGTTAAATAAATTAATCCTGAAATTGGACTATTAGATGAACCAATCAAACCGGCCATATAACCAGCTATGGCAGCTATAATAAATCCGATTAAGATAGCTAAAAAAACACAAAAAAGTACGAGAGCAAATAATTTTCCGCCAGTTAATTGTATTGGCTGAGTACCGATAAAATAAGCGATTAAAGCAATTAATGGAATAGCAATAAATAAAATAGCAGTAGAAAGGTATTTAACAGGTATATCTTTTTCGGTTCTTAACATCAAGTCTTCATCAGATAGCTTATTTGCTTTGTGATCTCTGATAGAAGCCATAATTCCTTCGTAAAGTGGCTTAATTAGAGTTATAATTGACCAAAGAGCGGCAACTGCAATACAGCCCACACCAATATATCGTATGTTAGTTGTGTATACGCTATCACTTATATCTGAAAGTGACATGGAAGCATATTCTGGGCTAGCTGAAAAATAAGGAATGAGTACCCAGTTTGCAAAAATTGTTCCGGCTAACATATACAAACATAATCTAGCTCCAATTAGGTAACCAGCACCGACTAAAGCAAAACCAAATCCACAGCTAGTAGATGCAACACTACCACCAATTTTTGAAAGATGTGAAATGCCACCACTTGCAAGTTTAAAGCCATTTATTAGTAAACTTGCGGCTGCAGAAATTAAGCCACCACTTACAAGAAAACCAATACCAGATTCTTTTTTTTCATTTTGTTTTTTAGATTGGATTATTGTTTCGCCGACCTTTAAAACTTCTGCTGCTGCTGTTCCCTCAGGAAAAGGTAAGTCCTTTTCACTTTCAACAACAAGAGCACGTCTAAGAGGTATGGTGAAAAATACACCTAACAATCCACCAAGAAGTGAAATTAAAGTCGTTTGCCAATATGGGAAATTAGCCCATGTGCCAACAATTATTAGAGCTGGTAAAGCAAAAACAATTGCTGATGAAGTGCCTCCAGTCGAAGCAAAAGTTTGTACAGCAGTATTTTCAAGAATATTTGAGTTCTTAAATCGACTTAATACGGCCATTGATATTACTGCAGCAGGTAATGTGGTGGAAAAAGTTAAACCAACTTTCAGTGCAAGGTACATATTTGCTGCCATTAATATTAATGTGATAAACGCCGCCAAAAGACAAGCTCTTATAGTGAGCTCTGGTAGTTTTTGTGACGCTGGTATAAAGCTTTTCAATTTGTTCTCCAAGATTATCGTGTTTGTAAAAAAAAAGTTTAAATATGGTTTAAACTGTATATAAGATAATCATTTTTTTTGAGTTTACAAGTTAAAAATATTTGATTAAGGTAGATTATTTAACTTTTAAAACGTAGTTTGCAGTTTATTTAACTGCTAAATTCTAATTTGCAATTTAATTATCTGTTTATTTTGTTTATTTGGTCTTATTATCTACGATCAACTAATGATTGAGTTGATAATTTTTATCTATTGGCAGGTTATTTTTTGAACATTTTTTTGCGAGTAATCTTATTATGACTAAAATAATTATGATTTTATCTTTTATTTCTTTTTGCGCATTAGGGCAGTCAAACTTGAGTTTGGATAACTGGAAGTGGAAGAAAAGAGTTTTACTTGTTAATGGTGACCCCAATTTAACAAAAAAACTATTTTTAAAAAATAAATTGGAATTCAACCATTACAATTTAAACTTAATATTAAATTTAAATAAATTCCAGTTGAGTTCTGAAAATAATTTTATTCATAAATTAAATATTTCAAATGTAAATAATATGTTTAAATATAATAACCTTATTCTCATAGGTTTAGATGGAAAAATTAAATATCAAGCAAAAAATATCTCACAAAATGAGTTGAATTCAGTTTATAGCTTAATCCGTACTATGCCGATGTATAAGTCTAATTAATAGTGTTTTCAAATAGATTTTTTAATTCTTTAAATGCCAGGTCTTTTTCATTATTATCAATATAGTAATTAATTAATTTATATATATCATCTTTTTGTTTTTTTTCAGAAATTACTAACTTTAAATATTTGATTGCCGTGTTAATATTTTTGTTTTTGAAATTTAATTGATAAAGAGTCTTGTATGCTTCGTATTTAAAAGGTAAGTTTTCATCTTTTTCTAATAATCGTTCAATTTGTATTAAAATAGAACTGTAATCCATTAGTTTAATATTAGCAACATGATGTACATACTGTAATGAATTTGTCTTTTTTTGCAAATTATATATAAAATTATATGCTTCCTCATTTTGATGATTTTCAATTAAACCATCGATGTATAGATTGGTGATTGACGGATTATTTTTTATGTTTTTAGGTAAAGAGTTTCTGAATTTTTTAATTTTAGTAAGATCGTGTTGTTTAATGAGATCTAATATTTCCACTTTAAATTTATTGATTTCAAATAATTGACTTTCTTCCCTAGTAATGAGCTTATCTTTAATTAATTTAGGACTTATTTTTGTTAGTTCATCCCATTTACCTAGTGCTTTTAAGTTACATATTTGAATTGATTTTTCATGATTAGAGAGAGATCTTTTAATTTTATTTAGATAGTCCAAGCTCTCTAAGAAGTTGTTTTTTTATAATAATAGTCAGCTATTATAGAAAAAGAATCGAAGCTCTGCGCTTTATCTGTGATCAACTTTTCATACTTTTTTATTTCAGATAAGCTATCATTTTGACACGAAATAAACAAAGCATTTAAAATTGCAGCTTCAGTTAATGAATTCTTGTTTTTTTTGCTAATAATATTATTTAATTCTTTTAAAGCTTGATCTCCACTTTTCATAACTAAGTTTTTGTTTGCAGATATAAATAGTTCTAGGTTACGTCTTTGGTAT
Protein-coding regions in this window:
- a CDS encoding DUF4174 domain-containing protein, producing the protein MTKIIMILSFISFCALGQSNLSLDNWKWKKRVLLVNGDPNLTKKLFLKNKLEFNHYNLNLILNLNKFQLSSENNFIHKLNISNVNNMFKYNNLILIGLDGKIKYQAKNISQNELNSVYSLIRTMPMYKSN
- the tatC gene encoding twin-arginine translocase subunit TatC, with product MRYGIIKAFIFFLFTSLICVFFSKEIFEIVSIPLNDIKSNGSPLIAIGVTSPLLIPLKVAFCVSFLLTLPIILFQIWVFISPALYKNEKIFFCLIFTFIVVLFYGGFLFSFLIVMPQIIYFIGYISPDIININTDVERYFSFIYSLSLCLSLCFQVPVIMMLLAWFNQSILIHFKKFRSYVFVACFIIAMLLTPPDVLTQILIGLPLYLLYELGLLLSLIIFKLKKNVGEIN
- a CDS encoding OPT family oligopeptide transporter, which encodes MKSFIPASQKLPELTIRACLLAAFITLILMAANMYLALKVGLTFSTTLPAAVISMAVLSRFKNSNILENTAVQTFASTGGTSSAIVFALPALIIVGTWANFPYWQTTLISLLGGLLGVFFTIPLRRALVVESEKDLPFPEGTAAAEVLKVGETIIQSKKQNEKKESGIGFLVSGGLISAAASLLINGFKLASGGISHLSKIGGSVASTSCGFGFALVGAGYLIGARLCLYMLAGTIFANWVLIPYFSASPEYASMSLSDISDSVYTTNIRYIGVGCIAVAALWSIITLIKPLYEGIMASIRDHKANKLSDEDLMLRTEKDIPVKYLSTAILFIAIPLIALIAYFIGTQPIQLTGGKLFALVLFCVFLAILIGFIIAAIAGYMAGLIGSSNSPISGLIYLTAIIIALVLSLYGSAYFEISNESQELVNKSIVGIVLFIASLVLAMAACANDNLQDLKTGQIVGATPWKQQTALLMGVAVAALIVSPVFNMLYNAYGLQGAPLPHPNMDLSNALNSPQSNIAAALTKGIVTHTLNWNMLLLGGAIGVILIALDYVFKALKWPRISLFSFSIAIYLPMDMILPIVIGGIIAYFIHKKLKARSNSEEDFENQKTPGVLVASGLIVGEALMSIFIAGGIGATGNQNFISLVSSSYGDLANYVGLIIFIIGLLISMKYMLKRFKLN
- a CDS encoding heme biosynthesis protein HemY codes for the protein MDYLNKIKRSLSNHEKSIQICNLKALGKWDELTKISPKLIKDKLITREESQLFEINKFKVEILDLIKQHDLTKIKKFRNSLPKNIKNNPSITNLYIDGLIENHQNEEAYNFIYNLQKKTNSLQYVHHVANIKLMDYSSILIQIERLLEKDENLPFKYEAYKTLYQLNFKNKNINTAIKYLKLVISEKKQKDDIYKLINYYIDNNEKDLAFKELKNLFENTIN
- a CDS encoding class I SAM-dependent methyltransferase — encoded protein: MTISIKIDQSKNYSSCINEICKIWDIRIDSTSDFEFIIENDYLKIIDLKEYHSGVYVDFLSKQSVYRQSFGGGKKQTILKAIGVTKSRTPLNILDATPGLGKDSFVFFSHGCNVHMLERNEIVCALLENGLNKLKNSENYTNKENSLTLEKGTILDNIGHLDMFDVVYLDPMYPKRNKSASVKKEMAMFHKIVGDDKDSDFLLEKAKSLAKKRVVVKRPKGAPFLNSLKPDFEYLSKNTRYDVYI
- the ubiB gene encoding ubiquinone biosynthesis regulatory protein kinase UbiB: MIFSDFSRLYKIIKIILSNGLDEFIPNNKSTKKIKKFRRVLFWIRNTKKDLPKEVRLREALETLGPVWIKLGQMLSTRRDLLPLKIIEQLSLLQDNVSPFDGNTAIKIIEESLGGKICEFFFEFHKKPLASASIAQVHTATLIENNKDIVIKVIRPDIEDIIKSDLKLMHRIAKFIDRYYYDSKRLKPKDLVIEYEKQLLSELDLQQEAANGLQLRRNFEDNNMLYIPKIYPELSTKNILVMERIYGIQVSDRETLIKNKIDLKVLAENAVTVFFTQVFRDSFFHADMHPGNIFVSRETPQKPVWIALDFGIVGTLNKEDKRYLAENLLAFFNRDYRKVAELHVDSGWVPYDTDIVQFESSIRTVCEPIFQKKLSDISFGYVFLNLLNTARKYQMEVQPQLVLLQKTLLYIEGLGRQLYPDLDLWATAKPFLEKWISEQLGPKALFNTIKEQLPYWSEKFPDLPDLIYQNLNIKNDLKEQLQYNQKIQLESAKRRTFTQTLLGIGATFTLGSFILVSTSEELSISSLIVGVIFFALSFLNSK
- a CDS encoding anaerobic sulfatase maturase; the encoded protein is MVKGLTKDTVLLPNIPLKTAQKDNSVKPKYKRRFHVMAKPGGAKCNIDCKYCFYLHKEKLLHQPKQPKMDYDLLEKYIVDYINSQDNQNIVFSWQGGEPTLLGIDYFRKIIFFQEKHKPTGKNIYNDLQTNGVLINDEWCKFLSENNFLVGLSIDGPEKIHDYYRISKSGKPTFKKVMQAISKLNKFNIKFNALVTVNNFNVKYPLDIYRFLVNDLGITYIQFTPCVEPKQFKEEAPQFSSDPNVPKIGSDESLPGHPMSIVTNWSVNPDDWGFFLKTIFTEWINNDLGTVLVNLFESALAQIMGKPSQICVMSEFCGKALAIEHNGDLYSCDHFVYDEYKLGNIKSHKLADMALSVRQEAFGMSKRESLPVFCRKCPHLKLCWGECPKNRIIRTPDGELGLNYLCSGFRDFFEYSTPILKGLAHILQTHKS
- a CDS encoding arylsulfatase, with protein sequence MKFKPLYIALSSLFSFSINAQQKSPNIVVIFGDDIGWQNVSAYGMGTMGYRTPNIDRIAKEGIIFTDHYAQPSSTAGRAAFITGQYPIRSGMTTVAMPGGSLGLKKESPSLAEELKKIGYATGQFGKNHLGDHNFALPTVHGFDEFFGNLYHLNTQEEHEQRDYQNFAIEYAGSEEAYKNKFGTRGVLHCFATTEYNNKVDPRFGVIGKQECKDTGPLGKERMKNFDRKEMLPLALNFIDKSIKGNKPFFVWINTSRMHLYTRLDQKWRYKAEKYTSEYDFHGSGMIQHDNDIGFLLDELKKRELEENTIVIYTTDNGPEHSSWPHGGTTPFRGEKMTTYEGGVRVPFLVRWPKVIPEGKVLNGIQGHQDVFVTLTTAAGISDIKQKVIEDKNQYIDGINNLDYWKGLTDTSERKSILYYFEDQLSAVRVGPWKFHFAIAENYYDNLLRLSKPKIYNLRADPFESYDSIDSNGHLIQKMSWLLAPVSEIVKQHVDTLIKYPPTQGGSTFDMTEIIEEAKTKTQQ
- the tatA gene encoding twin-arginine translocase TatA/TatE family subunit, which produces MGNIGIWQLILVILLVVLIFGSKKLRCLGSDLGAALKNYKKETKDEKENNKIDE